The window CTGGTCGACGTCGTCCTGACTCCAGTCGAAGCGGTTCAGGAGGAAGTTCGGGTCGATGACGTGGACGTCGGCGTCCAGCTCGAGGAACAGCTCCTTGTCGACCTTCCCGCTCTGGGAGAGCTGGGTCATCTCCTCGGTGCTCACCTCGACGTCGGGGATCTCGTCGTAGTACTGCGTGTGGTACCGCCGCGGGAGCCAGACGCCCTCGGGCGGGTCCTGCCCCAGCGCGATGCCCATGTCCGCCCAGCTACCGTTGTTGGCGACCCACGTCTCCGGGACGCTCTGGAAGGTGACCTCGCCGACGGGCTCCATCGAGACGGTGTAGGCGCTGCTCTCCGACTCGGTCGAGTCCGACGTCGCGTCGCTGCCGCCGGACTCGGTACACCCGGCGACCGCGCCGAGGGCCGCGAGGCCGGCCGTCGACTTCAGGACGTTGCGTCGCGTGTGCGAATCGTCACTCATCGGCTTTTAGGCTGGCCTAAAAGTACTAAACCGTTCCGGAACGGAGTATCCCTCAGGATCGTTCACCCGAGAACGCGTCGGGGCGGTCGCTCTGCGGCGCGTCAGGTGTGGTCGTCCGGGAGCGCGCGCTTGGGGAGGACCTGCAGCTCCGGCTCGTGGCGGACCTCGGCCTCGACGCCGAAGACGTCGGCGAGCAGCTGCTCCGTGACGACGTCCTCCGGCGGGCCCCAGTCGTACAGCTGGCCGTCCCGCAGCGCCACGAGGTAGTCGGCGAAGCGGGCCGCCTGAGCGACGTCGTGGAGGACGACGCCCACGGTGACGTCCTCCGCCTCGTTGAGCTGCCTGATCGTCTCCAGCACGGTGAACTGGTGGTGCAGGTCGAGGAAGGTCGTCGGCTCGTCGAGCAGGAGGACGTCGGTGTCCTGTGCCAGCACCATCGCGATCCAGGCGAGCTGCTTCTGGCCGCCGGAGAGCTGGCCGAGTTCGGCGTCCCGGAGGTGTTCCACGCCCGCCAGTTCCAGTGCGCGCTCGACCGCCCGGTGGTCGGCCTCGCCCACGTTGTCGAAGAAGCCGCGGTGGGGGTACCGGCCGTGGTAGGCCAGGTCCTCGACGGTGAGCGAGCCCGGCGACTCCCGCTCCTGGGAGAGGACGCCCAGCCGCCTGGCCAGTTCCGACTGGCCGTAGGACTGGATCGACTCACCGTCCAGCGTCACGGTCCCCTCGGCGGGCTCCAGGTGGTCCGAGAGGGCCTTCAGCAGCGTCGACTTCCCGCTGCCGTTCGGGCCCACGAGCGCCGTGACGGCGCCCTCGGGGATGTCCAGCCGCGTGCACTCGACGACCGTCTCGTCGCTCGTCGGGTACCGCAGGGCGAGGTCCTCGCCGACGAGCGCGCTCTCGACCGCGACGCCCGACGAGTCCGTGATCCGTTCGCGCGTCTCGCTCTCGGCCATCAGAGATCACCCATGGAGTTCTGTTTGCGCATGAGATACAGGAAGTACGGCCCGCCGATCAGCCCGGTGACGACGCCGACGGGCACCTGTAGCGGGTTCAGCGCCAGCCGGGCGACGACGTCGGCGGTGACCATCAGCGCCGGGCCGGCGAAGACGCAGCCGACCATCAGCCGGCGGTAGTCGCTGCCCACCGCGATCCGGACGACGTGGGGCACGACGAGGCCGACGAAGCTGACGATGCCGGCGACGGCGATGGCGGAACTGGCCGCCACGATGGCGACGCCGGCCATCCCGAAGCGGACGACCTCGACGCGCATCCCGAGCGACTTCGCCGTCTGCTCGCCCAGCAACAGGAGGTTCAGCTGGCGGGCGCCCAGCAGCGCCAGCGCGACCGCCCCGACGGCCGGGACGAGGATCTCGGGGGAGAGCTGCGACCAGTCGGCCCCGATCAGCGACCCGGTCGTCCAGGCGATGGCCGACTGGATCGCGCCGAGGTCGTCGGCGACGTAGAACAGCCCCTGCTGGAGCGAGTAGAAGATCATGTTGACGACGATGCCGGCCAGCACCAGCCGGACCGGCGAGGTGCCGCCCTTCCAGGCGATGGCGTACACGATCAGGAAGGCGACGGCGCCGCCGGCGGCGGCGAACAGCGGCAGGAACGGCGTCAGCCCGGAGAAGACCACCAGCGTCAGCAACACGGCGAAGCCGGCGCCGGAGCTGACGCCGAGCACGAACGGGCTCGCCAGTTCGTTGCGTGTCACTGCCTGGAAGACGGCGCCGGACACGGCCAGCGTCGCGCCCGCGAGGATCCCCACCAGCACGCGGGGAAGCCGGATGTTCCAGACGACGAGCTGTCGGCGGGTCAGCTCCGGCAGCTCCGTCCCCAGCAGGAACGCCGACCAGGCGTCCGGGTTCAGCAGAACGGCGGGGTCCAGCAGGGCACGCCAGGCCTCGGCGATCGTCATCGAGTAGGAGCCGAAGCTGACCTGGACGAGCCCGGCGAGCGTCGTGATCACGACGCTCGCGAGGCAGAGCGACACGAGCCGGCCGGTGACCCAGTGGCGACCCTCCCGCGTCGCTGCGCCGGACTCGACCGGGTGGGATGAAGCCATCTGGCTTTAGGTATGCCTAATTCACTTGTTAGGGGTTTCGGTCCGCCGATACCCGGCGGATCGATCGTGAAAGTCGGTTCGCCCGACTGCAACGACGGCTTGATGCCGGAAGGCGCCGGACCGACAGCCACGCATGTCCGACGAGAGCGCGACGGCGGCGGGACCTGAAGAGGCGACGAGCGAGTACGACGTGGTCGTCGTCGGCGGCGGGGTCGCGGGGCTGACCGCGGGCGTGTTCACCGCGCGCGCCGACCTGGCGACGCTCGTCCTCGACGCCGGCGGCTCCATCCTCCGGCGCAACGCCCACCTGGAGAACTTCCCCGGCTTCCCCGCCGGCGTCAACGCCCGCCAGTTGCTCGATCTCCTGGGCGAGCAGGCCGAAACGGCCGGCTGCGAGCGCCGCGAGGCCGCGGTGACGGCAGTCGAGACGCGAGACGACGGGTTCGCGGTGGAGACGGACGCCGGCGACCGCTACGCGGCCGACTACGTCGTCGCCGCGACGAAGAACGAGACGGGCTACCTCGACGACGTCGAGGGCGTCGGCCTGATCGACCGCGGGAAGGCCTTCGTCGACGTCGACGAGCGCGGCCGGACGGGCGTCGACGGCCTCTACGCGGCCGGGCGCATGGCCGAGAAGCCCCACCAGGCCGCCGTCGCGGCGGGCCACGGCGCGGAGGTCGCGGTGACGCTCCTCGAGGACCACCCTCGAGCCTTCTACCACGACTGGGTGGCTCCGGACGGCTACTTCACCGACCGCGGCCGGGACCTCCCGCCGGGCTGCGAGGAGATCGACGCCGAGGAGCGCGAGCGCCGGGAGCGAGCGTCGCTGGAGACGATGCGCGAGCGGTTCGGCGAGCCCCACCCCGACGAGCAGGAGACGCACCCCAGCCTGGAGGAGTAGGATCTCCCGGCGAATCGCCGCTACTCCGCGAGGTCGGCCGGCTCGACCGGCGTCGCGTCCGCCCACGCCTCGCGGAAGCGGGTCTCGAACTCGGCCGCGGCGTCGCCGTCCCGGACGACCACGCCGCCGACGCGCTCGCCCGCGGCGAACGGCGCGGGCACGTCGACGTACACCTCGCGGTCGTCGAGCACCTCGTAGGTCAGGTGGATCGGCGACGTCGTGCGGAGCGCGAAGTCCGCGGCGCTCTCCAGGGCCGCCGCCAGCCGATCGGTCGGACCCCGCTCGACGAGGGACGGGGTCGTCAGTAGCTCCACCTCCAGCCCCTCGTCGACGCGCTCCAGGTAGGCCTCGACCTCGGCCTCGTAGTCGGCCGCGGCCGCCGCGTCGTACGGCGCGGCGACGACCGAGCGGATCGACTCCGTCGCGCGCTCGAACTGCTCGCGCATCGCCGTCGCGGCCGCCTCGCCGCCGAGGCCGATCGACCAGAACTGGCTCTCCGTCGGCACCAGCGGCGCCAGCTCCTCGCCGACCGAGGCGGCGACCGCCTCGTAGCGGTCCAGCCTGTCCCGCAGTTCGGCGCGGCGCTCGGCCAGCAGCCGATCGGTCGCGGCGTCTGGGTCCGCCGCGACGTAGCGGGTCGGATCCCCGTCCCGGGCGGTGACCAGGTCCCGGCCGGACAGCCCGTTCAGCACGTCGTAGATCCGTCCCATCGGGACGTCGCCGGCCTCGGCCACCTCGCGGGCCGTCGCCGGGCCGAGCGACAGCAGCGCCCGATACGCGTGCGCCTCGTAGCTCGAGAGCCCCAGGTCCGTCAGGTCGCTCATCGGTCGGTGCCGCGTCGGGCACGGACAAAAGCGCTCGCGTCGAGAAACTGATCCCAAGGTGGGGCGCGTTTGGAACCGACTTTGTCGCGGCCGCGACAGCCGTCGCTCGTGCGACCGTATCTCACGCTGGCACTGGCCGTCGCGTCGGAACTGACCGGTACCACCGCGCTGAAGTACGCCGACGGCTTCTCGAACCCGCTCCCGAGCGCCGTCGTGGTCGCGACCTACCTGGCCGCGTTCTACCTGCTGAGCGCGACCCTCCAGGAGCTCCCGGTCGGACTCGTGTACGCCACCTGGGCGGCCGCCGGTATCGTCGGCGCCGCGGTGATCGGCGCGGTGGCGTTCGACGAGCCCGTCGACGCGGCCGGCCTGGTCGGCATCGGCCTGATCGTCGCCGGCGTCGCCGTGCTGAACCTCCTCTCCGAGACGTACGCGCCGGTGCACTGACGTCCGAACCACCGGACGGTCCCGTCCGTCGACCGCGTCGCGGATCGCAAGCGGTTTATTTCTTTAGGCGAGCCTAAATCGCATGACGCGAGACGCAGATCCGACGCGGCGACGGTTCGTCGCGGCGGGCGGGACGGTGCTGGGAACCGCGCTGGCCGGGTGTTCCGGAACGAGCGGCGGGGACTCGGGCGCCACGGCGACGGACGCGACGACCGACGAGCAGAGCACGGACGCGCCGAGCGCGACCGACGCCGGAACCGACGAGGCGACCGCGACGGACGCCGCGGCGTCGTACACCGCGTCCATCGCTCCCGTCGGCGAGGTGACCTTCGAGTCGCCGCCCGAGCGGATCTTCGCCATCATGACCCACCACGCCGACATGGCGCTGTCGCTGGGACGGGGCGACGACCTCACGGCCGTCTACGCCCCGGCGTACAACGACTCGCTGCTGTCGGCGTTCGCCGCCCGCCTCGACGGCGTCTCCGTCGACTGGACGGACCTCTACGACTCCTGGAACCCGAGCAAGGAGCGGCTGTACGCCCTGGACAGCGACGTCCACCTGGCGGACCCGGCGAACGTCCTCGCCATGGACGCCTGGGCGGAGGACGACGTCGCGGAGGTCCGCGATGAAATCGCTCCCTGGTTCGGCAACACGCTGAGCGACCGGTACCGCGACCCGCCCGCGGCCTACGCCGAGCGCTACGAGCACTACGATCTCTGGGGAATCTTCGAGCGGGTCGCCGCCGCGCTCGACGAGCGAGAGCGCTACAGTGCCCTGGCGGACGTCCGTGCTGCTCTGCTCGACACCGTCGAGGCCGACCTGCCGCCCGAGGGCGAGCGTCCGACCGTCGCGATGATGCTCCCCTCGACTGCCGAGGACAGCCAGTACTGGCCGTACGACGTGACAGCCGACGGCTTCTTCGCCGCTCACACCCGCCCGCTGGGCGCGCGCGACGCCTTCGACGGCATGGACGGCGTCGGCGACGCGGACCCGCTGGACTACGAGGCGCTGCTTGAGGCCGACCCGGACGTCATCTTCGTCCTCGGGGGCGTCGTCGACACGTACGACATGCCGGCCATCAGGGAACGGTTCCGGAGCGATCCCGTGGCGGGCGACGTCACGGCCGTACAGGAGGGGCGCGTCTACGCGCAGGGCACGCGCCACCAGGGGCCGCTGCTGAACCTCTTCCAGCTGGAGATGACCGCCAAGCAGCTGTACCCCGATCGGTTCGGCGAGTGGCCGACCTACGAGTCCGGGCCGTACCCCGAGCTCTCCGACGACGAGCGCCTGCTGGACTACGATCGCGTGGCCGAGGTCGTCCGGGGCGACTTCGAGTCCGACTGATCGCGCCGGCGCGACGTCTCTCGCTCAGTACTCCGGCGGCACGTAGAGGTTCAGCGTCTCCAGCGGCTCGTCGCCGGCGACGATCTCGTGGGCCTCGCCGGCCTCGATCCGGAGGAGATCGCCCGACGCGAGGTCGACCGCCTCGCCCTCGACGGTCGCCGTTCCGGTTCCCGAGGCGACGAATAGCCACTGATCGCTCTCCCGGTGGCGGTTGTCCGGTCCGCCCGTGGACTGTCCTGGCGCGAGCGTCATCGCGGCCGCCTGCGCGCCGTCGGCCGTGAGGAGGACGTCGAACCACTGGTCCGCTTCGTCGAGACTGGTGCGGTCCATACCGGTCGTTGCGCCGCCCGGGCCAAGTCGCTTGGCCGTTCGGTCAGTCCTCCCTGCGCTCGCTCCCGCTCGCTCGTTCTGAGGCCTCGCTTCGCTCGGCCTCAGGCTCCGCCCGGTCCCGCCATCGCTGCTGCAGGCGCTGCTCGCTGACGTGGACCTGCCCGTCCGCCAGGTCGTCGCGGACCGCCTGCTCCGCCTCGGAGACGTCCGCGAGGAACCCGCGGCGGACGTCGTCGACCACCTCGTAGGTCCACATGTCGTCGACGAACCCCTGCGGGATGACGTCGTCGCGCAGGACGGCGGCGTGGGCCTCGTGGCCCGACTCCTCGAGGAGTTCGCGGGCCCGCTCGAAGTGGTCCACCGCGTGGCCGACGCTGTGGTGACAGGCCAGCAGGTACCCGTAGCCCCGGTGGGCGTGCTCGACGCCCAGCCGGAGCCGATGGAGGGCCTCGCGCTCAGCGTCCGACAGTTCGGGCAGGTCGGCGGATCGTGACATGTGACATCGTAGGGCTTTGGCGGCCGAAACGTTTCCGCACGTGACATTCAGTGTCGGGAACACGAGCACGGCGGGCAGCGGACGGAAAGCGACGGGTCCAAACGGCGCGGTCCGCTACGCTGCCCCACATGGACGTCCGGTTCCTGGGCGGCGCCCGCGAGGTCGGCCGCAGCGCGATCCTCGTGAACGACAGCCTCCTGCTGGACTACGGGACGAAGACGGGGAACCCGCCGCAGTTCCCCGTCGACGCGCCCGACCCGGAGGCCGTCGTCGCCAGCCACGGCCACCTCGACCACGTCGGGTCGATCCCGTCGCTCCTCTCCGGGGACCGCCGACCCCCGATTCACTGGACGCCGCCCACCAGGGAACTGGCGCTGACGCTCGCCCGCGATACCCTGAAGCTACACGGAGGAACCTACGACTGTCCGTTCACGGAGACGGAGGTCAAGCGCGTCACGCAGGTCTCCGAGACCCACGGCTACCGCGAGACCTTCGAGGCCGCCGGCCACGAGGTGACGTTCTTCAACGCCGGCCACATCCCCGGGAGCGCCCACGTGCTCGTCGACGACGGCGAGACGCGCCTGCTGTACACCAGCGACTTCCACACCGACGATCAACGGCTGGTCTCCGCCTCCACCGCCCGCCCCGAGGCCGACGCGGTCATCTGCGAGAGCACCTACTCCGACGTCGAGCACGAACCCCGGGCCGACATCGAGGACCGCTTCGCCGAGAGCGTCCGGACGACTCTCTGGGAGGGCGGCACCGTCGTCGTCCCCGCGTTCGCCATCGGCCGGACGCAGGAACTGCTCATGGTCTGCGAGGCCCACGACGTGGACTGCTACGTCGACGGCATGGGCAAGGACGTCACCCGGATGCTCCGCCGCCAGTCCGAGTTCGTCCGCGACGCCGACGCCCTCAAGCGGGCGACGTCCAGCGCCCGCTTCGTGGACGGCCGCGACGGCCAGCGAAAGCGGATCGCCGACCAGAACACGGTGATCGTCACCACGAGCGGGATGCTCTCGGGCGGCCCGGCGATGACGTACATCCCGGCGATCCGCGCGAACCCGACCAACAAGATCGCGCTCACGGGCTACCAGGTGGAGGGCACGCCCGGCCGCCGGCTGCTCGACACCGGCCGCGCGGAGATCGACGGCCGCGTGATGCCCGTCAGCGCCGGGGTCGAGTGGTACGACTTCTCCGCCCACGCCGACCGCGACGGCCTGCGCTCCCTGCTCTCGGAGTACCGTGACAGCCGCGTGCTGGTCAACCACGGCGACCGCTGCGAGGCCTTCGCCGGCGAACTCGCCGACGACGGCTACGAGGCGTCGGCGCCCGCCCCGGGCGACGAACTCACCGTCTGACTCATAGTGATTACTGTAGATTATTTCCGGATAGCGCCGATCCCGGGATCGGCGCGTACCGGTACATCGCTACAATAATCGCTATCAGGGCCACTCGTCGGCCGTCTCGGCCGCCTCGCGCAGGCGCTCGGCGACGAACGGCGCCGCGTCGGGAACCGTCCGCGCGTACAGCTCGGCCCAGGCGAACTCGCCGAGGGCGCGGTCGGCGCTGCCGTACCCCTCCGCGAGGCGGTCGACGAGCGACCGCTGGGTGAGCAGCGCCGGCCGGAGGAGCGCGACGGCGAGAGCCGGCCGGTTCCCGTCCAGCGCGGACCGCGCCTCCAGCGCGGCCTGGACGGCCTCGCGGGCGCGCCGGCTGCTCTCCCGGAGGCGGTCCGCGGTGGTCTCGCCGCCGTAGGCGCCGTCCCGCACCCCGTCGACGACGGTCTCGAAGACATCGGTCGCGACCAGCGCCTGCGCCGCTTCGACGACCGCGGTGGCGTGGTCGCCGCGCTCGCGGGCCTGTCGGGCGTCTCGCTCCCGTGACTGGACGCGTCGTCTCGCCTCGTAGAACAGCCACCGGGCGGGCGTCCCCTCCAGGTCGCGGTCGAAGTCGTCGTACTCGGCGTCGAGCCACCACTCGATCCGATCGTCCATCGTCTCGGCCAGTGAGTGGCGCAGGGCCTGCGTGCCGGACACGACGGGGCTCCACTGCGAGGGCGGGCCGGTCCACTCTTCGAGCGCGGCCGCGCGGAGCCCAGTGGCGTCGGCCAGGGCCGCGTCGGCCCGCTCGACGTCGCCGACGGCGTCCCCGGCCCTGAACGGCGCGGCCAGCGGCTCCTCCGGATAGGGCCTGTGGGGCTCCAGCAGCGTTCGACAGTCGTGGACGGTCGATTCCACGGGCGCGTGCGCGAGCACTGCCGCGACCGGGTCCGGCGCGCGGTACGCCCAGTCCGCCGCGAACTCGCCCAGGGACGCGCGGACCGACTGCCGGCGCTCCGCCAGGTCCTCGCCGTCGCCCTCGCCGGTCGCGGCGCGGTAGGCGCCGCGGACGGCGGCCCCCTCCCCGCGGCGACGCCGCCAGTCGCCGAGGGCCTCGACCGGCCACTCGTGGACGCCTTCCTCGTCGTTCACGTCGTCCGCGGCGCGCTCGCGCTCGTCGACGAGTTCCGACCGGACGGCCCCGTTGGGGATCTCCGGTTCCCGGGGAACGTCCGAGAGGAGTTCGCGGGCCCGCTCGCGGTGGGCCTCGGCCAGCGACGGCGGGACCGCCGCCGGGAA of the Halomicrobium salinisoli genome contains:
- a CDS encoding cupin domain-containing protein, with amino-acid sequence MDRTSLDEADQWFDVLLTADGAQAAAMTLAPGQSTGGPDNRHRESDQWLFVASGTGTATVEGEAVDLASGDLLRIEAGEAHEIVAGDEPLETLNLYVPPEY
- a CDS encoding TrmB family transcriptional regulator encodes the protein MSDLTDLGLSSYEAHAYRALLSLGPATAREVAEAGDVPMGRIYDVLNGLSGRDLVTARDGDPTRYVAADPDAATDRLLAERRAELRDRLDRYEAVAASVGEELAPLVPTESQFWSIGLGGEAAATAMREQFERATESIRSVVAAPYDAAAAADYEAEVEAYLERVDEGLEVELLTTPSLVERGPTDRLAAALESAADFALRTTSPIHLTYEVLDDREVYVDVPAPFAAGERVGGVVVRDGDAAAEFETRFREAWADATPVEPADLAE
- a CDS encoding DMT family transporter, translating into MRPYLTLALAVASELTGTTALKYADGFSNPLPSAVVVATYLAAFYLLSATLQELPVGLVYATWAAAGIVGAAVIGAVAFDEPVDAAGLVGIGLIVAGVAVLNLLSETYAPVH
- a CDS encoding FecCD family ABC transporter permease, producing the protein MASSHPVESGAATREGRHWVTGRLVSLCLASVVITTLAGLVQVSFGSYSMTIAEAWRALLDPAVLLNPDAWSAFLLGTELPELTRRQLVVWNIRLPRVLVGILAGATLAVSGAVFQAVTRNELASPFVLGVSSGAGFAVLLTLVVFSGLTPFLPLFAAAGGAVAFLIVYAIAWKGGTSPVRLVLAGIVVNMIFYSLQQGLFYVADDLGAIQSAIAWTTGSLIGADWSQLSPEILVPAVGAVALALLGARQLNLLLLGEQTAKSLGMRVEVVRFGMAGVAIVAASSAIAVAGIVSFVGLVVPHVVRIAVGSDYRRLMVGCVFAGPALMVTADVVARLALNPLQVPVGVVTGLIGGPYFLYLMRKQNSMGDL
- a CDS encoding MBL fold metallo-hydrolase, with translation MDVRFLGGAREVGRSAILVNDSLLLDYGTKTGNPPQFPVDAPDPEAVVASHGHLDHVGSIPSLLSGDRRPPIHWTPPTRELALTLARDTLKLHGGTYDCPFTETEVKRVTQVSETHGYRETFEAAGHEVTFFNAGHIPGSAHVLVDDGETRLLYTSDFHTDDQRLVSASTARPEADAVICESTYSDVEHEPRADIEDRFAESVRTTLWEGGTVVVPAFAIGRTQELLMVCEAHDVDCYVDGMGKDVTRMLRRQSEFVRDADALKRATSSARFVDGRDGQRKRIADQNTVIVTTSGMLSGGPAMTYIPAIRANPTNKIALTGYQVEGTPGRRLLDTGRAEIDGRVMPVSAGVEWYDFSAHADRDGLRSLLSEYRDSRVLVNHGDRCEAFAGELADDGYEASAPAPGDELTV
- a CDS encoding FAD-dependent oxidoreductase yields the protein MSDESATAAGPEEATSEYDVVVVGGGVAGLTAGVFTARADLATLVLDAGGSILRRNAHLENFPGFPAGVNARQLLDLLGEQAETAGCERREAAVTAVETRDDGFAVETDAGDRYAADYVVAATKNETGYLDDVEGVGLIDRGKAFVDVDERGRTGVDGLYAAGRMAEKPHQAAVAAGHGAEVAVTLLEDHPRAFYHDWVAPDGYFTDRGRDLPPGCEEIDAEERERRERASLETMRERFGEPHPDEQETHPSLEE
- a CDS encoding ABC transporter ATP-binding protein yields the protein MAESETRERITDSSGVAVESALVGEDLALRYPTSDETVVECTRLDIPEGAVTALVGPNGSGKSTLLKALSDHLEPAEGTVTLDGESIQSYGQSELARRLGVLSQERESPGSLTVEDLAYHGRYPHRGFFDNVGEADHRAVERALELAGVEHLRDAELGQLSGGQKQLAWIAMVLAQDTDVLLLDEPTTFLDLHHQFTVLETIRQLNEAEDVTVGVVLHDVAQAARFADYLVALRDGQLYDWGPPEDVVTEQLLADVFGVEAEVRHEPELQVLPKRALPDDHT
- a CDS encoding ABC transporter substrate-binding protein, translating into MTRDADPTRRRFVAAGGTVLGTALAGCSGTSGGDSGATATDATTDEQSTDAPSATDAGTDEATATDAAASYTASIAPVGEVTFESPPERIFAIMTHHADMALSLGRGDDLTAVYAPAYNDSLLSAFAARLDGVSVDWTDLYDSWNPSKERLYALDSDVHLADPANVLAMDAWAEDDVAEVRDEIAPWFGNTLSDRYRDPPAAYAERYEHYDLWGIFERVAAALDERERYSALADVRAALLDTVEADLPPEGERPTVAMMLPSTAEDSQYWPYDVTADGFFAAHTRPLGARDAFDGMDGVGDADPLDYEALLEADPDVIFVLGGVVDTYDMPAIRERFRSDPVAGDVTAVQEGRVYAQGTRHQGPLLNLFQLEMTAKQLYPDRFGEWPTYESGPYPELSDDERLLDYDRVAEVVRGDFESD